The Coccidioides posadasii str. Silveira chromosome 2, complete sequence genomic interval TGGGAAAACATCGAACACAAACTGCTCCAATTTGATCCCGTTGGGCGTCTGGGGTTTTATGGTCGCTCCGGTATTTGTGTCGACACAGGGGATCTTCTTGCGAGCAACGTGATGTGGGAGATCTGAAACCCAGCTCTCAATTGATTCAAAGAAGTCGAACGAGTAATAATGGTTGACGATATTTGCGGCCCGGAATTTCAAAATTTCAGGGTTTTTGGAGTCTTTGGCTTCCGCTGTATTTTTGTCGATCTCTGAGTATTCAACAACATCTGGTTTGTCATTCTTCAGGAGAATGAGGCCCACGGATTCGGTAGCATTACGCTTTCGGACAACCTTTGTGGCAATATCAACCTTTTTGGACGCAGAGAATCCGATAAAGGTAGGGTCAGCAACCCGAACAAGGCAGTTGTCGACGCAATAGGCATGAATGTGCTGGATTCCACGCTTTTTCATATCGTCTCTGGCACCCGAAGTCACCAGAGCTTGGTAGATTCCGCCGTTACCGTCGGGAGCGACTGCAACCTTTCATTGATAATTAGCCGCATATTTAACCGAGACCGTTTGGATGAATAGGAAGGTACCTTTGATTTGCTCTCGAGTAAAATTTTCCCCTCGTTTGAAATGCACGGCAGAACGCCTTGCTCAAAAACGAATACATTCTCTTGCTTCAGCCCAAAGTAGCCATGCTTTTGGAAGAATTCCTCTGTAGGGTTTCGTGTTGGCCCACTCGTCATAACATACCAAGGAATCACCACATTCTGCTTGCCAGAGCTCGCTTTAGCTAAAGATTGCAGCTTCGCGATCCGTTCAGCTTGTATTTGGAAGAGAGACTTTCCACTCGGAAGTCCGATATCATAGCATCCCTTCGGAGCAGAGCTTCCCAACCTTGTTCCTTGCCCACCGGCCATAAGAACGACCGCAACCTTATTCTCTGCTATCAACTGCAGGCCCTCGTCATACCAGCGTTGAAGAGCCTTGGGATCGGAGTCGAGGATCGACGCAGTAGCATTGTCTGGCAGCGGTTCGAGTTTTCCAGAGCCGAGCCCCGTCGAAGCTTCCTGGGACTGAGTGGCGCGAGTAGCAAGGACGTTGATGCGGTTGGGATCGAAGGTCGAGAGCTGATGGAAGAGCTGGGCCTTTTCGGTGGAGCTCAATTCGTCAAAGAAGGCGAAGACTTGGCCTTGTCCAGCTTCGTCGTACTTCTGCCGGAGCTGGTTCAGCTCTTCAGCGGAGGGCTCTTTCGAATGAAAGCCCATCTTGCCCATCAGGTTGGAGACCGTGTCTTTCACTGCTGACGCCATTGGTGGGGTAAATATTGTGATCTAAATGCTGACTTGGATATGGAGCTTGCGCGCTGAGAAGAAAGGAGCGCCTGGGAATTGAAGAAATGCAATGGACTGATTGAAATAAAAACCACAAAATGTTATTCATGCAAAGAAAATATGTTTAACGCTCAATCGTGGAATGCTTCAATTATGCTTTTTAATTCGCGGCTGAAGGAGGGTCAGGCCGCCGCCTCAAGAGCCACTCCTGAGGTGGGGTCGTGTGTTGAGGCTGGCCGTCAAGGTTCTACGTAGCTGGTTCCCGCACAGCTGCGTTCCGCCAACCGGCCAAGACTAACCACAAAAGCTGACTCCTCCGTGAGCTTCTCTCGCTCCTGTTCGCATCAGGGACATCGATCAAGAACCCCCTTAGCAGCTCGGGCCTCTCGTTTGGTAATACAGAAGACAATGAGAAATTCCAAGATTATATTTCCGACGTTATCATGCCTCGGTCCAGATCAAACCTGCACGGGCTTGGAGGGAGTTCGTTATACATTTTTAAGATCATAACGGGACATATAATACAGCAAATATGCATGATTATTTACCCCACAATATCATTATTATCTCCGTCGTCGCTCATTGTCGTAACTCCGGTCGTACCGAGAATCTGGACTACTACGCCTGTATCGCCTCTTGTCATCGTATCGTCGAGGGGATGCGTGGCGATAGCGTCGACTCGGGCTTCTACTTCGTGATCGGTGCCGCGAAGAGGGTTGGTACGATTCCCTGCTAGCACTTCCCGTGCGGATATCTTCCTTGTCAAACACCATTCCATACCGGTCGTGTTGACGAGGAGCGTCAGCTGCTCTGTAGTGTCGTTTCTTCTCAAGACTAGATATGCCACCAAATCCACCTCTTTGGCCGGCTCTTTTAGCATTCGTAGCTGAACGCCAGCTATCTGATAATTTCGACACCTATTCGACAGTTAGCAGAAGGAGCAAAGTCACAGGTAGAGCTTAGCATTACGCTTTGGGAGAAGTCCACATGTATTCGATGGTCATCGATCAAAACCCCTTGCATCTTAAAATAGGCTTGCTCGCAATCCTTTTGATTTTCAAATTCTATAAAGGCATATTGAAGACTGTCTCCGGTTCGTTTGTCTCGGATAACTTCACAGGATAAAATAGGGCCAAAACGGCTGAATATTAAGTTTAAATCCTCATCTTTCGATAGGGTTAGAATCAGACGTTGGTAAAGCGAGAGGATGTACGCACCTTGAGTAACTGGGTTCAATTTGCATACAAAAAGGACGTTCTCTGGCGGCTTGACTTCAGCGAAAGGGAGATCCCCCACCATTTCCAAAGTCAAGGCCTGCGCCCTTGCTTCGCGCTCTCTCCGCAATCTCTCCAATGACTCTTCATCTATGTTATCATCGAGCTCTTCATCGTCTGCTATCATTACTGTGGCTAGCTGAGCTTTGGAGGGAACAGGGCTTTCAGACGGCGCCACCAAGCCTGGAGGGTCGTCAAAAGGATCATCCAATATCACAGTGTGTTTAATCCGTATATCTTTAAGCGGTCGTCCTTTCTCATCAACAAAAGCACTATCAATCTTTTCCAGGACATCGAAACCTTCAACCACGTTGCCAAATATAGCGGCTTTGCCGTCCAGATAGTCCAGATTCTCGCCGAGGGTTATTATGAACTGACTACCAGCCAGGCGGGTATCGGGATCCGTTGACGATGGCACTGTAGCCATACTCACAGTGCCACGGCTAGTATGCTTGAGCTTTGGCGCAAATTCGACCGGAAAGGTCTTCTGCGACGGTCCGTTTAAAATGCCCCATATCGATGAGCCACCGTCACTCTCTGCCGAATCTGGCCCGATCGGGTCACCGGTCTGAAAGGAGAAGGACTTTTGCACACTGTGAACTGGCGAGAAGTTGTAGTACTTGATTTTGCATAACTTTAAGAAGCTACATCTCGAGCTCTTAGTACCATTCTCAGTTACCGTTCACCCCAATAGCAAGCTCCGAAACGAAAATGGATTCTTCGAACTCACTTTTCACACGCTTTTGGCACCGAATCGACAAAGAGGTCAACAATAATGTCTCCTAATGATGTTTCCAAAAGCACACTCATCCTTGTTCGTTTTAGAGCTGACTATTTCATATCGCAAAGATGTTGGCTTGTCTTGCGACCTCCACAGGTTGTCACGGCGAGGAGCTGTTGGCGCAGACGCTAGATGTACGGTAAATATGGAGTATTGTATCATACATACCTATACCTGTACTACTTAGTGCTGTCACACCAGGAACCGATCATATTCGCGCAACCCAGgtgtatgtactccgtacatacagGGAGCATATGGGTGTGTGGCAGAAAGGTACATGGCTAGAATCCAAATATTCACCTGATCGATAACAATtaatgtactccgtacgaagTAGTACAAGACGAATTCGACAAGTGTTTCCAACTTCCAACACCAGGCGTGGGAGGACCTTTCTCCAAACGTATCTCTGTACCTAAGTTCCATTATTACCGCTTGTGCTGATATTACGCGTGCAGCGCGAGTCGACGGCGGTGCCTCAGCAAGGCTGCTCGGGCTTGGACCACATCCAACGACTCTCCGTCGGCTGGACAATGAGCAACAGGCcgtatactccgtaccacTGCAGCAATCATCTGAGGAATAAGTGGCTGCTTTTGATTTGGGGCTAAAACCGCTCTAGCAAGACTCACTTCCAGTGCCGTTTTATCCCTTGAACATTCAGTTTTACTCTCTGACACTTAGCCGCCGTCGAATGCTGTCAAGTGCCATGTCAGTCCTTCAGGATCCTGAAACCCACTGCTTATGGCTGTTTTGTTTCTATCCTAAACTAATGAACCTGGATCTTACATGTCCAACCTTGGTTGTTATTTGTTTGCTCGTGGTTCTTTTTGTCTCTAACACCCCTTTGACTGCATGGCACAGAACCAGTTCGACGACCCGGCCTTCCATCTTGCCCCATCCGAGTATCAGTGTTTTGTGAATGTGGGCCTTTACCATAACTAGTTGCGTAAAGACGCGATGTGCAGTACATACATAGCCCAGTGCTGGACTTCCACTTGCTCCGCGCAGATGGCTTTGGTACAGCGTGCTCCGCTAATGTTGTACAGCAGAGAACACCGGTTGAAAAACGGTTCGGTCACTCGCATGAGCTTACGGTTTCCTGTCAGACCGCAGTGAGCATCTACCATGTCTCTGCTCTGAAACACACGTGGGAACACTATTTTGCGCTTCAGCAGACCGTATGCTACATTTTTATCCTGCCTAAAACATCGATGCTCGTGTTTAAATTCGAATTTCAGCTGTACTTTCTAGAGTAAGCCTTCACGCGTCTGGAGAGTGCAAGCCCGCCAATTTCGTTACAAAATTAAAGAGTTGTCCAATGCAGCCTAGTTGCCAAGCCTGTTGAAGAATTTTGGACTGGTGCATATGATTGATCGATGTTTTATGCGAGCCGTCCAGGGAAGACCCTTCTCCCGCTGTTCCAGAATAACTTTCCTCGCTTGTAGCTCAACGCTTCCGCTTTTGATCGGGATCTGAAACATACATATTTCCTCTACGGCTCTCTCGTtcgacaaaaaaaaaaaaagaaagaaagaaaaagaaaagaaaagaaaaggccaTTTCGTGTGAAACTGtagaggaaaaaaaaagtattcTGAAAAATTTTTCTAGTGCAGTTCAACCTAGGCCGTGCCAATCTAGAAGCTTTCTCCACACCGCCAGGGGTTGACCGCGCATCTATAATCCGCTCTAAGGTATGTGACCTCTAGAAGTCATTATAATACATGGGCTTTTCTTCACGTGGCTTGAATCACTGATGAAAGGATCAACCTTCTGTTTGTGTGTCTTGTTGGAATGCCCTGAAGCCATTGCTTCGCCTTCCCATTCCCTATCGTCCTTGAGCTGGGTCACAAACAGTCGAGAGTCTTTGCTTGTTATCTTTTGGGCATATACAACACTTTTTTTGCCCGGGGATGATGTTTGATTGGGGTAACCATGCTGATCAACACGGGTTTGATTGGCATTGATGATGCAAGACCATATTCCGCTCTGGAACCAATTCTAGGATTGTTTGCTCGAGTACCTGCAGCTTGCATTCCACCTAAAGGTCGAATCATAGCTGAAAGCCAAGCATCTAGCAAACATTTGATGCTCCAGTAGCACATAGCATCACGAGATGCAGTGCATACCTTCGTTCTATCAAGGCAAACGCTCTGGCAGCGGCTGCTTGCTCGCATTTCGTCGATTCTCACCAGAGATGGCTTACCGGCTGCTCTTTGTTTGTTATCATTTTCTATCAAAGTGAAAACAAGTCCTGAGCTCCAAAACCTTTTGCTGGCGAGTTACTCAAAACTCCTTTCCGGTCCTTTTTCTTTGCACGGGGCTAATCAGAGCCACCTTATCTCAAGAACTTGGTTTACCCTACTAGCATGAGGATAGCATATACCTGTGTGTGTGACGTTGCTCTGTGATACATCCTGGTGCCCTTCTAAATTCCAGGTTTTGAACAGATTAATGTATGCTTTCTTCACGTTAACCACAGCTTGCAGACTGTGTACCGGAGACACGCATGGAGTCCTGGTGAAACATGATAAAGAATTGGGTATCGTTAATTCACAATTCTTTAACAGTTCAACCTGGAGTTTCAAATTGTGGGGATTCTGTTACTCCTTGTACATTCTGTCCTGTATCCATTACGGACAAGGATTTGATGGGAGCTGTACAGCCAAGTTAACAAGGAGTCAGCGTTGTTTATTTGGCTTAAACCAGCCTTGCTTCCTAGGTACATATGTCGAGCCATTCTTGTTCAACCACCAAGGACCCTGGAGGATATCAAACTTGACTATTGTTCCCATGCTGTGGGGCTCCTGTTGAACACAGCTCTCCAATTTATTCTGGCTGCCTGTGTGTGCTCATCTCTGCTCTGCCATAGAAAGAAAAAGTTACACAGTCATTGTGGGTTTGATATATACTGCTCAACACACCGGCCGTGAAGCATGCATGTCTGTTGAAGAGACACCTTTACTTTTTAACTAGAGGAGAATTGAAACTGAGAGATTTGCCACCCCCCGAGAGCTCTACACTCACAGCCTTATGGTTCAGTCAATGAGAGCGGAGAACAGACAAGATATCATGTGTGGCAACTCGAGCCATAGCAGATCAATGACGGAGCCTGAAGGCAAGCCCAACGGGAGGCGTCGAACGCAGGTGGCGGTACGGTCTTGAATGGCCCATTATCTTTTTATGACTTTCCGAAATGGCTGACTTCCTGTAGTGTCAAAGATGTCGGCAGCGCAAAATCAAGTGCAGTGGAGATACCGGCGACGGCCATGGGTGTACAAATTGTCGAACCTCAGGGACACGCACCTGCATGTTTTTAAGAGTCAGCCACATATGATGGAATTTTCATGATTCGTTGTCTAATGTGAGGACAGGTCAATTCATCTGTATTGCATGCACCATACGTTACTTTGCCATTCCCTGCTTTCGGCTCCAATGCAGCTCTTTCAACTGGAGGATTGCACCAGGGTAGTTACGACCAGCATGCACTCTCGCGACCAAATTCAGCTGCTCTACATTCCACTTCTACAAGCTGCGCTCCTTATTCCTTATTTCACCACAGCTTTGACTACGGGGCAAACAATGGATCAAATTTTGCCCATCGTCCACCGTATGTGTCCGGCTATTCTTTAGGCTATGATAATGACACAGCCTATCAAGCGCAACAACAGCAATCCAATATGCTTACTAACGGTGATGTTGCGGGTGGTAATGCTTTTGGAAGCACGGCCGGGTCAAAACCGTGGTATGAATCTTGTCAAGCCAAATCTTTACCAGGAATGTTTACGGATCCCGATATGAACAACTCTATAACGGGCCCAGGCTATCCTTTTATACTCCAACAGCCCCATACGCCAGCTCCAACCGATAATGTATCCACGTTCCCTCTGTTAAGTTCACAACCAGCTGGCATAACATCATCCGACAGAATATTACCAAATCCTGTTGGCCACCGGAATAGCACATTCTCACCCGTCACAGCTGTTTCGGAAAGTTCGGCAAACGCGTCTGCCGCTCCAGGCCAAATATCAAATTACAAGTCTTCCTGGGCCTTCGATAAACACTTTGTAAACGACTTCCATGTCCCACGCGCAGATTTGAGCGCTACGAGTTCTACAACATCGTCCGGCAGGTCCAGGCTATCACCTTCAAGTCCCTCTGATATTGCTTTCGGATACATGCCAATATCCAGCAATCAGTCAACACCAGCTGTTATCTCGCCTTCATCCACTTTGCCCGAAATATTAAGTCTCTCGGACAGATACCATTCAGCCGACGAATCCCGACGTCCAAAGGCCTGTCACCGGGAGAGCTTTCCAGAGACGTACACATCTGAGATGTATGGTTATAGCAGAGGAAGACGCTCCAGAGGTTCTTTGATAAGTGGCCATGTTTACGTACGAAATCCGGCAGACAGCGAGCCGCTTTCAATCCACCGGCCGGATTCGATGCCGCGCCCAGCGCCTCTATCGCCCCTTACTCACGCTGAGGGAATTTGATTTTTTACCACACAGGATGGGCCACGTTCTGCAGACTAGTCTAATTCGAACTGATTAATTTACAATAATTGAGGACTGAATTCTTCGAACACAAATTCCTTCCTACGAGCAAAGTTTACTCAATGCAATGAAGTAAATGGGGAAGCGAATGTCCCCCTTGCTAACGGCACGGCTTGATTTTGGCAAATTTTTTGGTTTGTGCAACCTATAGTTGCCTTTTCAAAACCTCGGCGGGTTAAGTATGGAATTTTTTCCGGGCCATCTACAGAATACACTTCCCGCATATGTCCCTAGCCGGCGCCCTAGCCGAT includes:
- the UAP1 gene encoding UDP-N-acetylglucosamine pyrophosphorylase (BUSCO:320638at4751~EggNog:ENOG410PGEJ~COG:M~BUSCO:5334at33183), with the translated sequence MASAVKDTVSNLMGKMGFHSKEPSAEELNQLRQKYDEAGQGQVFAFFDELSSTEKAQLFHQLSTFDPNRINVLATRATQSQEASTGLGSGKLEPLPDNATASILDSDPKALQRWYDEGLQLIAENKVAVVLMAGGQGTRLGSSAPKGCYDIGLPSGKSLFQIQAERIAKLQSLAKASSGKQNVVIPWYVMTSGPTRNPTEEFFQKHGYFGLKQENVFVFEQGVLPCISNEGKILLESKSKVAVAPDGNGGIYQALVTSGARDDMKKRGIQHIHAYCVDNCLVRVADPTFIGFSASKKVDIATKVVRKRNATESVGLILLKNDKPDVVEYSEIDKNTAEAKDSKNPEILKFRAANIVNHYYSFDFFESIESWVSDLPHHVARKKIPCVDTNTGATIKPQTPNGIKLEQFVFDVFPLTPLAKFAAIEVKREDEFSPLKNAKGTGEDDPDTSKRDIMNQGQRWIEAAGAIVTSESEGAPGVEVSPSISYSGEGLAFLKGRTIKAPALIETEDVAA
- the CYP6 gene encoding Peptidyl-prolyl cis-trans isomerase cyp6 (EggNog:ENOG410PGW6~COG:O~BUSCO:10394at33183) gives rise to the protein MSVLLETSLGDIIVDLFVDSVPKACENFLKLCKIKYYNFSPVHSVQKSFSFQTGDPIGPDSAESDGGSSIWGILNGPSQKTFPVEFAPKLKHTSRGTVSMATVPSSTDPDTRLAGSQFIITLGENLDYLDGKAAIFGNVVEGFDVLEKIDSAFVDEKGRPLKDIRIKHTVILDDPFDDPPGLVAPSESPVPSKAQLATVMIADDEELDDNIDEESLERLRREREARAQALTLEMVGDLPFAEVKPPENVLFVCKLNPVTQDEDLNLIFSRFGPILSCEVIRDKRTGDSLQYAFIEFENQKDCEQAYFKMQGVLIDDHRIHVDFSQSVSKLSDSWRSATNAKRAGQRGGFGGISSLEKKRHYRAADAPRQHDRYGMVFDKEDIRTGSASRESYQPSSRHRSRSRSPSRRYRHASPRRYDDKRRYRRSSPDSRYDRSYDNERRRR
- a CDS encoding uncharacterized protein (EggNog:ENOG410PTR1~COG:S) translates to MVQSMRAENRQDIMCGNSSHSRSMTEPEGKPNGRRRTQVACQRCRQRKIKCSGDTGDGHGCTNCRTSGTRTCMFLRVNSSVLHAPYVTLPFPAFGSNAALSTGGLHQGSYDQHALSRPNSAALHSTSTSCAPYSLFHHSFDYGANNGSNFAHRPPYVSGYSLGYDNDTAYQAQQQQSNMLTNGDVAGGNAFGSTAGSKPWYESCQAKSLPGMFTDPDMNNSITGPGYPFILQQPHTPAPTDNVSTFPLLSSQPAGITSSDRILPNPVGHRNSTFSPVTAVSESSANASAAPGQISNYKSSWAFDKHFVNDFHVPRADLSATSSTTSSGRSRLSPSSPSDIAFGYMPISSNQSTPAVISPSSTLPEILSLSDRYHSADESRRPKACHRESFPETYTSEMYGYSRGRRSRGSLISGHVYVRNPADSEPLSIHRPDSMPRPAPLSPLTHAEGI